The Salegentibacter mishustinae genomic interval CCCTGCACTATATTTTCACCCAATCCCCAAACACCCGATAAATGAATAATATTCCTGAAACCAGATTCGGGTTCAAGACTAAAGCCAATTCCCGAGCAACTAATATCAGATCGCACCATCTTTTGCACCCCAACCGAAAGCGCTATTTCGTGATGCAAAAAGCCCTGGTCTTCCCTGTATTTAATGGCCCTATTGGTATAAAGAGAAGCAAAACATTTCTTAACCGCATCAAGCAAAGCTTCGTTTCCTTTAATATTTAAAAAAGTATCATGCTGGCCGGCAAAACTCGCACCCGGCAAATCCTCGGCCGTAGCACTACTTCTCACGGCAACCTGGATATCTTTTCCTTTTCCCAAATCGCTATAAGCCGCAACAATTTCTTCGGAAAATTCTTTGGAAAATTCTCCTCCTAAAATTAGTTTTCTGGCTTCAGAACCAATATTGCTAAGGTTCTCGTAATTCTTCCTGTCAAGTTTTTTCAACAGACTTTTTATCTCTTCTTCAATATTATTTGACTTTAAAAAGGCCCAAAAACCTTCAGAAGTGGTAGCGAAACCATCTGGCACTAAAACACCTTCAGAAGATAATTCGTTATACATTTCGCCCAGAGAAGCATTTTTCCCGCCTACCTTTGTGACATCTTTTATAGATATCTCTCTAAATTTTTTAATGAATTTCATAAGCTTAATTTTTATTGTAACACGAGTCCATAACCCATATTCAGTAGAAAAATCCCCAATAAGAAAAGCAACACATAAATTGTTTGTACAAATTTGAGATTTAGTACAGCAAGTTTGCGCGTAGTAGGTTCAGGAAAAACAAAGAGGCCAAGACCTATAAAAAGTGAAGTCCAACCCAGAATGGTAATTATAAATTTCCAATTTAGTTCCCAGATATTATGAAAAAGAATATTCAGCAAGCCAATAATTATAGCGGCAAAAGCAGCCAATATCAGGAACTTTTGATCTTTTAGATCTTCAAAGATCTGTTGTATTCTCCTGGGATTAAAACTCAGTACAAAAAAGAAAATAAGGAGATACCAACCCCAGAATTTAGCGAGAAATAAGGAAGTATCCATCTTTTACAGGCCTTGGTTACTCTCTCAAAGTTAACCTGTATAAAAAGATTTTAATATGATAAATATCAGCTGAATAACTAATAATCTATCTTATTTAAACTGTTAGACTTTTGTAAAAAAACCCGGTGTTTTAAGCAAGATCAATTAAAAAAGTTAATTTTAAATATATGAAAGAACATTACTGGATCTTAGCGGGAATTGGTTTCACCACACTTATTATGGCCTGGCTGCCATCAATTTCAAAGCGTATTAAAATCAGCGGACCTATAATTTTACTTCTTATAGGGTTTTTATTATTCGCATTGGGACTACCAATTGGATGGCCAGATCCTATATGGGCCGATAAAGGTCTTATGTATTTTTCTGAAATGATCGTAATTATCTCCCTGATGGGCGCCGGTTTAAAAATTGGTAATAATTATAGTTTTAAGGCCTGGAAAAGACCTTTTTTATTGGTTTTTCTAACTATGCCGCTATGTATAATTTCAGCATATTTGCTGGGACAACATTTTCTATATTTAAGTGTTCCTTCTTCTTTGCTGCTAGCTGCCGTTCTTGCTCCCACCGATCCTGTTCTGGCTGCCGAAACTCAACTTGACGACCCAGAGAGAGAAAAAGAATACAAAGGAAAAATAAGATTTGCACTTACCGCAGAAGCGGGTTTAAATGATGGGCTTGCTTTCCCATTTACCTACATGGCAGTTTTGGTAGCCCAGGCCGGGAGTTGGGCCGCATTCGATTTTTCTGACTGGGTACTGGATAAATTCTTTTTAAAAATTATAATTGGAACTATAGCAGGTTTTGCCATTGGGCGATCTATAGGCTTTTTACTGGATAGAGTTCATAAATACACCGGTATTAAAACTTTTGACGGTTTTCTTGCACTTTCCCTCACGC includes:
- a CDS encoding cation:proton antiporter, whose amino-acid sequence is MKEHYWILAGIGFTTLIMAWLPSISKRIKISGPIILLLIGFLLFALGLPIGWPDPIWADKGLMYFSEMIVIISLMGAGLKIGNNYSFKAWKRPFLLVFLTMPLCIISAYLLGQHFLYLSVPSSLLLAAVLAPTDPVLAAETQLDDPEREKEYKGKIRFALTAEAGLNDGLAFPFTYMAVLVAQAGSWAAFDFSDWVLDKFFLKIIIGTIAGFAIGRSIGFLLDRVHKYTGIKTFDGFLALSLTLFSYGATELIHGYGFLAVFFTGLSLRHYEKVSGDYKTKMHDFIHEVERLLLVVWIILFGASIMNGMLSLTDWKGIVFAFAFVLIIRPVAGIISMIGIKDSFKNKLAISFLGIKGIGSVFYLSWAFVEFEGFEHKNELYAITAYIILISVVLHGLTAPSIIEYFKRKTEQNENESGETPKE